The following are encoded together in the Ranitomeya imitator isolate aRanImi1 chromosome 4, aRanImi1.pri, whole genome shotgun sequence genome:
- the LOC138676413 gene encoding uncharacterized protein isoform X2 translates to MRYSKRQRTGRKLSLIPLFPFTGEPLRGDRLVKGGKRIGLQHGLLKRTGKEIPKVPQSSSDNQRRDSSFPIYSHALRPFNSTEDLYQDNARGFRLDNQYQQIQTHSAILPGVLGVPSRLRISKVSPASATRERRQNPFRQHHHSGVSKQARRHAIRDSDVFCYRNPESSRKSPNIPYCTAHKRGKQPAGRLLKSTHLETRGVVPKPADFSGYSIPMGSTSSRSLRHKKKQKSPEICLPISSGSSGHSGRSSSPLAVQSSICFSADHTAAPSHSQNQNRRSEGDTNSSILAQETMVLVAANHVGLRSLGPPLNTQSSLPGSVFPPSSGQSTSHGLEFERQMLKSRGFSEGLINTLLQSRKPSTTKIYTKIWKKFLQFHTSSNTSEIPIQSILEFLQKGRELGLTANTLKVHVSALGALYGHNIAGNRWVSRFITACERINPVNIPRVPPWDLNLVLQALTDSPFEPIDSIPIKILSLKTALLVALTSARRISDSQALSIDPPFLLTFQDKLVLKPDPSYLPKVAKTFHRSQEIILPTFFSNPSTPEEQKYHTLDVKRVVLKYIERTCSWRQCRALFISFQGHKKGHGITKSTLSRWIRESIRLAYSVSKENPPEGITAHSTRAMASSWAERGEVPIETICKAATWSNPSTFYNHYRLDLSSTSDLDFGRTVLSTVVPP, encoded by the exons atgagatactcaaaaaggcaaaggacaggaagaaagctttccctgattcctctattcccttttacaggagagcctttaagaggagaccgtttggtaaaaggaggcaaacggataggtctacaacatggactgctaaagaggacaggcaaagag ataccaaaagtacctcagagtagcagtgacaatcaacggcgagattcatcatttccaatatacagccatgcccttcggcctttcaacagcaccgaggatctttaccaagataatgctagag gatttaggctggataatcaataccaacaaatccagactcactccgctatcctgccaggcgttcttggggttccatctagactccgtatctcaaaagtgtctcctgcctcag ctacgagggaaagacgtcagaatcctttccgacaacaccaccacagtggcgtatctaaacaggcaaggaggcacgcgatcagagactctgatgtcttctgctacagaaatcctgaatctagcagaaagtcacctaacatcccttactgcactgcacataagaggggaaaacaaccagcaggcagacttcttaagtcgacacaccttgaaacaaggggagtggtgcctaaaccagcagatttttcgggatatagtatccctatggggtcaacctcaagtagatctcttcgccacaagaagaaacaaaaaagtccggaaatttgcctccctatctctagcggatcatccggacattctggacgctcttcaagccccttggcagttcagtctagcatatgcttttccgccgatcatactgctgccccaagtcattcgcaaaatcagaaccgaaggagcgagggtgatactaatagctccattctggcccaagagaccatggttctcgtggctgcaaaccatgtcggtctcagatccttgggtcctcccctcaacacccaatcttctcttccagggtccgtttttccaccctcaagtggacagtctacatctcacggcctggaatttgagaggcagatgctaaaatcaagggggttctcggagggattgataaacacgctcctccagagtagaaaaccttccactacaaaaatttacacaaaaatatggaagaaattcctacaattccatacatcttcaaacacctcagaaattccgatacagtctatcctggaatttctccaaaaagggagagaactaggtttaactgcaaacaccttaaaagttcatgtttcagcactaggagctctctatggccataacattgcggggaatagatgggtatcccgatttattacagcctgtgaacggataaatccagttaatatacctagagttcctccctgggatctaaacttagttttacaagccctaacagactctccattcgaaccaatagattcaataccaatcaagatcctatcactaaaaacggccctcttggtagcactgacttcagccaggagaatcagtgacagccaagcactctctatagatccacctttcctgctaacttttcaggataagttggtccttaaaccagacccttcctaccttcccaaagtagctaagacattccataggtctcaggaaataatcttgcccactttcttcagtaatccttccactcctgaagaacaaaagtaccacactctagatgttaaaagagtagtgttaaagtacattgaaagaacctgtagctggcgacagtgtagggctctgtttatttccttccagggtcacaagaagggtcatggaataacgaaaagcacgttatcccggtggatcagagagtctatcagactggcctattccgtgagtaaagaaaaccctccggaaggcataacagcgcactctaccagagctatggcatcctcctgggcagaaaggggagaggtcccaattgagactatatgtaaggcggcaacttggtcaaatccctctacattctataatcactataggcttgacctatcgtcaacttctgacctagactttggcaggactgtcctcagcacggtggtccccccctag
- the LOC138676413 gene encoding uncharacterized protein isoform X1 has product MQRCHPQVPWTPQLEIQCPPPKITPKDPRSPFIRVTVPEQDLGLLIRYYSLHWIPKVPQSSSDNQRRDSSFPIYSHALRPFNSTEDLYQDNARGFRLDNQYQQIQTHSAILPGVLGVPSRLRISKVSPASATRERRQNPFRQHHHSGVSKQARRHAIRDSDVFCYRNPESSRKSPNIPYCTAHKRGKQPAGRLLKSTHLETRGVVPKPADFSGYSIPMGSTSSRSLRHKKKQKSPEICLPISSGSSGHSGRSSSPLAVQSSICFSADHTAAPSHSQNQNRRSEGDTNSSILAQETMVLVAANHVGLRSLGPPLNTQSSLPGSVFPPSSGQSTSHGLEFERQMLKSRGFSEGLINTLLQSRKPSTTKIYTKIWKKFLQFHTSSNTSEIPIQSILEFLQKGRELGLTANTLKVHVSALGALYGHNIAGNRWVSRFITACERINPVNIPRVPPWDLNLVLQALTDSPFEPIDSIPIKILSLKTALLVALTSARRISDSQALSIDPPFLLTFQDKLVLKPDPSYLPKVAKTFHRSQEIILPTFFSNPSTPEEQKYHTLDVKRVVLKYIERTCSWRQCRALFISFQGHKKGHGITKSTLSRWIRESIRLAYSVSKENPPEGITAHSTRAMASSWAERGEVPIETICKAATWSNPSTFYNHYRLDLSSTSDLDFGRTVLSTVVPP; this is encoded by the exons ataccaaaagtacctcagagtagcagtgacaatcaacggcgagattcatcatttccaatatacagccatgcccttcggcctttcaacagcaccgaggatctttaccaagataatgctagag gatttaggctggataatcaataccaacaaatccagactcactccgctatcctgccaggcgttcttggggttccatctagactccgtatctcaaaagtgtctcctgcctcag ctacgagggaaagacgtcagaatcctttccgacaacaccaccacagtggcgtatctaaacaggcaaggaggcacgcgatcagagactctgatgtcttctgctacagaaatcctgaatctagcagaaagtcacctaacatcccttactgcactgcacataagaggggaaaacaaccagcaggcagacttcttaagtcgacacaccttgaaacaaggggagtggtgcctaaaccagcagatttttcgggatatagtatccctatggggtcaacctcaagtagatctcttcgccacaagaagaaacaaaaaagtccggaaatttgcctccctatctctagcggatcatccggacattctggacgctcttcaagccccttggcagttcagtctagcatatgcttttccgccgatcatactgctgccccaagtcattcgcaaaatcagaaccgaaggagcgagggtgatactaatagctccattctggcccaagagaccatggttctcgtggctgcaaaccatgtcggtctcagatccttgggtcctcccctcaacacccaatcttctcttccagggtccgtttttccaccctcaagtggacagtctacatctcacggcctggaatttgagaggcagatgctaaaatcaagggggttctcggagggattgataaacacgctcctccagagtagaaaaccttccactacaaaaatttacacaaaaatatggaagaaattcctacaattccatacatcttcaaacacctcagaaattccgatacagtctatcctggaatttctccaaaaagggagagaactaggtttaactgcaaacaccttaaaagttcatgtttcagcactaggagctctctatggccataacattgcggggaatagatgggtatcccgatttattacagcctgtgaacggataaatccagttaatatacctagagttcctccctgggatctaaacttagttttacaagccctaacagactctccattcgaaccaatagattcaataccaatcaagatcctatcactaaaaacggccctcttggtagcactgacttcagccaggagaatcagtgacagccaagcactctctatagatccacctttcctgctaacttttcaggataagttggtccttaaaccagacccttcctaccttcccaaagtagctaagacattccataggtctcaggaaataatcttgcccactttcttcagtaatccttccactcctgaagaacaaaagtaccacactctagatgttaaaagagtagtgttaaagtacattgaaagaacctgtagctggcgacagtgtagggctctgtttatttccttccagggtcacaagaagggtcatggaataacgaaaagcacgttatcccggtggatcagagagtctatcagactggcctattccgtgagtaaagaaaaccctccggaaggcataacagcgcactctaccagagctatggcatcctcctgggcagaaaggggagaggtcccaattgagactatatgtaaggcggcaacttggtcaaatccctctacattctataatcactataggcttgacctatcgtcaacttctgacctagactttggcaggactgtcctcagcacggtggtccccccctag